The following proteins are encoded in a genomic region of Diabrotica virgifera virgifera chromosome 1, PGI_DIABVI_V3a:
- the LOC114347814 gene encoding uncharacterized protein LOC114347814 codes for MVAVRRPTEAQALDFDHFVVCENCSGVYKKFFFYKHAKKCQEKHTGTKCGRLNALTQSQTFLAASRCQNSFLSQSRLKKEVFCIMKADKISATAKNDILICLFGENHLKKHKRKQIVTVTSNKMRELARLLIALREFTPVQNLIDAMKPELFDDLVTATKVISGFSNADKSFKSSSLALHMGTTLKQVCDIINRMILKKSPLFTFKNPNEEKKSIRDLKTLLETSWANEISSLALKTMKEQQWEKPQILPVTSDVIKFNNFVKNQFEDSAKKLNKLLEKEGKQNDKNDLLPLYKTLAKGIMALLLILNRNRIGEIQYLEISTYKRSFAEPSVQKEIAESLTVSEKLLCRNFRRIITGGKGSKPVAILMSPFLNEKIELMIKIREKIKLIPEDNKYIFANPNSSKGWFHGTSVIKQFAQNCGAKDPNSLTSTKFRKQTATILQIMDINNTDMEQLAIFMGHTKKTHEEWYRLPQDLYQTAKIAKLMIALNKGDVNIYKGKSLDDINIEENDYLEIENIETEVNEINEKELTEPTHSWSPKSNFSDVTDEKIEQANKNEKVSSKGKRKLFTDEMTHPMQNNKVTKRKEVPTTEKTESTSNAIARHRWTEKDKQTMLKYFTRFIKEKRVPKKADVQKLKKNKAGENFQSIDWVKIKTFVYNSYRV; via the exons atggtggcTGTTCGAAGGCCCACGGAAGCCCAAGCATTAGACTTTGACCATTTTGTTGTTTGCGAAAACTGTTCtggggtgtacaaaaaattttttttctataagcatgctaaaaaatgccaagaaaaacaCACTGGTACAAAGTGTGGGCGACTAAATGCCTTAACTCAATCCCAAACATTTTTAGCGGCTTCTCGCTGCCAAAACAGTTTTTTATCACAGTCAAGATTAAAGAAAGAGGTATTTTGCATTATGAAAGCAGATAAAATAAGCGCCACcgcaaaaaatgatattttaatatgtttattcGGGGAAAATCatcttaaaaaacataaaagaaagCAAATTGTAACAGTAACGTCCAACAAAATGAGAGAATTAGCAAGACTTTTGATTGCTCTTAGAGAGTTCACACCTGTTCAGAACCTAATTGATGCTATGAAACCAGAATTATTTGACGATTTAGTTACGGCCACAAAAGTAATTTCGGGATTTAGTAATGCCGATAAAAGCTTTAAATCTTCATCATTAGCACTTCATATGGGTACCACTTTAAAACAAGTATGCGATATAATTAATCGAATGATTTTAAAAAAATCCCCATTATTTACCTTTAAAAACCCTAATGAGGAAAAAAAAAGCATTCGAGATTTAAAAACATTATTAGAGACCAGTTGGGCCAATGAAATTTCTTCATTAGCCCTTAAAACAATGAAAGAACAGCAATGGGAAAAACCCCAAATACTTCCGGTGACAAGTGACGTAATTAAGTTtaataattttgtcaaaaatcAGTTTGAAGACAGtgccaaaaaattaaacaaactttTAGAAAAGGAGGGGAAACAAAATGACAAAAATGATTTACTTCCTTTATATAAAACCTTAGCAAAAGGAATAATGGCCCTTCTTTTAATACTAAATAGAAACCGCATCGGTGAGATTCAATACCTTGAAATTTCTACTTACAAAAGATCATTTGCGGAGCCCAGTGTTCAAAAAGAAATTGCTGAAAGTTTAACTGTTTCAGAAAAACTATTGTGTAGAAACTTTAGAAGAATTATTACAGGTGGAAAAGGTAGCAAACCTGTAGCTATTTTAATGTCTCCTTTTTTAAACGAGAAAATTGAGCTGATGATTAAAATAagggaaaaaataaaattaattccagaagataataaatacatatttgcAAATCCAAATTCGTCGAAAGGTTGGTTTCATGGAACAAGTGTAATTAAACAATTTGCACAAAACTGTGGGGCAAAGGATCCCAACTCTCTAACTTCTACCAAATTTCGAAAACAGACTGCAACAATTTTACAGATTATGGACATTAATAATACTGACATGGAACAATTAGCCATTTTTATGGGCCATACAAAAAAAACCCATGAAGAATGGTATAG ACTTCCTCAAGATCTATACCAGACTGCAAAAATAGCCAAACTAATGATCGCTTTGAATAAAGGTGATGTTAATATTTACAAAGGAAAGAGCTTAGACGATATCAATATAGAAGAAAATGACTACTTGGAAATTGAAAACATAGAAACAGAAGTAAATGAAATAAATGAAAAAG AATTAACAGAGCCTACTCATTCTTGGAGTCCTAAAAGTAATTTTAGCGATGTAACCGACGAAAAGATTGAACAAGCTAATAAAAATG AAAAAGTTTCGTCGAAGGGTAAAAGAAAGTTATTTACCGATGAAATGACGCATCCAATGCAAAATAATAAAG ttaCAAAAAGAAAGGAGGTGCCAACTACTGAAAAAACCGAAAGCACTTCAAATG CGATTGCAAGGCACCGATGGACCGAAAAGGACAAACAAACTATGCTTAAATACTTTACAAGATTCATAAAAGAAAAAAGGGTTCCGAAAAAAGCAGACgtacagaaattaaaaaaaaataaagctggaGAAAACTTTCAATCAATTGATTGGGTAAAAATTAAAACGTTTGTTTACAATTCTTACAGAGTGTAG